The sequence CGACCCGGGGTTGGCCTCGAACGAGTAGTTGACGGTGCCGTTTCCGGTGCCGCTCGTGTTCGTCACGGTGATCCACGACGTCGACGTGCTCGCGGTCCACGAGCAGCTCGAGGTCGTCGTCACGTTCACGCTGTTGGTGCCTGCCGCGTGCGTCACGTTCTGCGTGGTCGCCGACAGGGTGTAGCTGCAGGGCACGCCCGACTGGGTGACCGACACCGACTGGCCGCCCACCGTGATCGTGCCGGACCGTGACGAGGTGCTCGTGTTCGCCGTGACGGAGAAGTTCACGGTCGACGTGCCCGACCCGCTCGGGTTGGTCATCGTCATCCAGCTCCGGTTCGACGAGGCCGTCCACGAGCAGCCGACCGGGGCCGAGAGGCTCAGGCTGCCGCCGCCTGCCAGGTGACTGACTGTCTGCGACGCGGGCGTCACGGAGTACGTGCACTCGACGCCCGCCTGAACGACGGTGATTGTCTGGCCGGCGACCGTGATGGTGCCGGTGCGCGGGTTGGCGGTGGCGTTACTGCTCACGGTGAAGGCCACGGCGCCGTTACCCGAGCCGGTGGCGGTGGTGAGCGTGATCCACGACGTCGAGGTGGTCGCCGTCCACGCGCAGCCGGCGGGTGCGGTGATGCCCACCGACGTATTCGTGGTCGAGGCGCCCACGTTCTTCGTCGTTTCGGCGAGCGTGTAGCTGCAGAGATCGATGGTGAAGCCGTTTGACGGGTCGCTGCGGCCCGTGCCGTTCGGGCCGACGGCCGAGACGCGCGCCTCGTAGAGGCCGCCGGGCAGCGGCCACGCGCTCACGCCGTTCCAGAAGTCGTAGCGGATCTTGCCGTCGCCCTCGGGACTTGGCTTGCCGAGGTTGACGGTGTGGAACGGCGACGGGGCGCCCTGTGCGTAGACCTCGAGGTCGTACCGGCTCACGGCCGCGACCCCGCCGTCGAGCTGTGTGTTGTGGTCGGTCGAAGGATCGAACTCGACGATGCGCGGGTTGGAGACGGTCTGAGCGGCGGTGCTGCCGGCGAGGAGAGCCAGGAGCGAGACTGCCAGACAGAGCCGGCCGGCGGATCGGGCGATGTGGGTTCGGTCGAACATGGTGCGGAATCCCGTGGTCTGATGAATATGGCGGGGCGGCACGACGCGGTGCCCCTTCGGCGGATGAGTGGGCAAGAAGGGTGCCGCAGGTGTGCGTTTATGACGCACAGGGGCTTGTGTGATTGTTCACAAGTGTTTAGCGTCGAGCGGTCTGAGAGACCCGCTCGCGGCTGAGCTCGTGGGCAGTGCAGGAATGTGAGAGGGGCCTTACACGATCGTGATCGCCGCGGAAAAACGGCTCAGGTCGTGGGACTGGGTGTGTTCGGGGGACGTCTCAGAGACAGGCTGCAGGCTGCGGATAGGCTACAGGCTGCAGGCTGCTGGCTACAGGCTCACAACGCTCACAACCAAGAACCAAGAACCAAGAACCTCCAAATGCTCCGCGCATACCAGCTCGAGAAGATCTACCACGGCGGCGAGAGCCCGGTGAGGGCCGTGCGCGGCGTCGACCTCACGCTCGATCGCGGCGAGTTCGTCGCGCTGATGGGGCCGTCGGGCTGTGGGAAGTCGACGCTGCTGCACCTCTGCGGCGCGATGGATCGGCCCACCGCCGGCCGGCTCGAGTTCGAGGGCGCTGACGTGGCC is a genomic window of Acidobacteriota bacterium containing:
- a CDS encoding BACON domain-containing protein; the protein is MFDRTHIARSAGRLCLAVSLLALLAGSTAAQTVSNPRIVEFDPSTDHNTQLDGGVAAVSRYDLEVYAQGAPSPFHTVNLGKPSPEGDGKIRYDFWNGVSAWPLPGGLYEARVSAVGPNGTGRSDPSNGFTIDLCSYTLAETTKNVGASTTNTSVGITAPAGCAWTATTSTSWITLTTATGSGNGAVAFTVSSNATANPRTGTITVAGQTITVVQAGVECTYSVTPASQTVSHLAGGGSLSLSAPVGCSWTASSNRSWMTMTNPSGSGTSTVNFSVTANTSTSSRSGTITVGGQSVSVTQSGVPCSYTLSATTQNVTHAAGTNSVNVTTTSSCSWTASTSTSWITVTNTSGTGNGTVNYSFEANPGSTSRTGTITIGGQTLTVTQEATPCTYTLSAASHSFPASGGSASVTVTAPVGCTWTVSSNQSWLTSTTTSGSGNGTVPFSATANAGVQTRGATLTVGGQAVAVSQAPSIVPPARPRNIRVVTP